One part of the Macrobrachium rosenbergii isolate ZJJX-2024 chromosome 3, ASM4041242v1, whole genome shotgun sequence genome encodes these proteins:
- the Dbp21E2 gene encoding probable ATP-dependent RNA helicase DDX28 translates to MMHQAYSGLSRALSRYSPTSVGRVDFIFQPWVRKHSALNEGKIIQIPVTMARTIKEAEIKKKKHEQERKMKLSRQGNKSVPIISCKRKEFNHYKGQSYSKFEEVPLASKGWHHYKSAGDYFTINSWGRNPAFEQVNDEPNDFDSLGLSKDMLTQITQLGFKIPTSIQALAIPHIMEGKNTLITAETGNGKTLAFLAPLLQQIENYKKLTRDFPMNTPLGLIIVPGRELAEQIHAVASALGKDLEINVELIKGGRTKSLMLHPKVREVHLLVATIGALSKLTTAGIYDTSLVRHIVVDEADSLLDDSFSDILIHYMSKFPIQGSQKEDSTTPITMSGIQLTLVSATMPRSLRTILDPLVNLQSLQRIDTPYLHRIQPHVPQQFLRVNNVTKSAKLLELAEKCKTRGIPVIIFSNFGKTSDWLSLFLNENGIPCVSLNGEMPAVVRNDQFRKFQDGEVIALSCTDLASRGLDTTKAGHVINFEFPQFISDYIHRCGRTGRVGSALTGMVTNLVHRRGEIELVKKIEYAVRKSEEFHNVNANIKRILVNTAVKDGESIE, encoded by the exons ATGATGCATCAGGCATACTCTGGGTTGTCAAGGGCTCTTAGCCGCTATTCACCAACCTCTGTGGGTAGGGTGGACTTCATATTTCAGCCATGG GTGAGGAAACATTCAGCTTTAAATGaaggtaaaataattcaaataccAGTAACAATGGCAAGAACGATAAAGGAAGctgagattaaaaagaaaaaacatgaacaagaaaggaaaatgaagctgTCTCGGCAGGGCAACAAATCG gtTCCTATCATCTCATGCAAAAGAAAGGAATTTAATCACTACAAAGGTCAAAGCTACAGCAAATTTGAAGAAGTTCCATTGGCTTCCAAAGGATGGCACCATTATAAGTCCGCTGGTGACTACTTTACTATAAATAGTTGGGGCAGA AATCCAGCCTTTGAACAAGTGAATGATGAACCAAATGACTTTGATTCTCTAGGTCTCAGTAAAGATATGTTGACGCAAATCACACAATTAGGATTTAAAATACCAACTAGTATTCAG GCTTTAGCTATTCCACATATCATGGAGGGTAAGAATACTTTAATTACAGCCGAGACGGGGAATGGAAAAACGCTCGCTTTTCTCGCCCCACTGCTGCAgcaaattgaaaattataaaaaacttacCAGAGACTTTCCTATGAACACTCCCTTAGGTTTAATTATTGTTCCTGGCAGAGAATTGGCAGAACAGATTCAT GCTGTTGCTTCTGCTTTGGGTAAGGATTTGGAAATAAATGTGGAGCTAATCAAAGGTGGGAGAACGAAGTCACTGATGCTACATCCAAAAGTAAGAGAAGTGCATTTGCTTGTGGCTACTATTGGCGCCTTATCAAAACTGACTACAGCAG gCATTTATGACACAAGTTTGGTGAGGCATATTGTTGTGGATGAGGCCGACTCGTTACTGGATGACTCCTTTAgtgatattttaatacattacatGTCAAAGTTTCCG ATTCAGGGATCACAAAAAGAAGATAGCACCACACCCATAACAATGTCAGGCATTCAGCTAACTTTGGTATCTGCAACAATGCCCCGCAGCCTCCGTACTATATTGGATCCTTTAGTGAAC TTACAGTCACTACAGAGAATAGACACTCCATATCTCCATCGTATCCAGCCTCACGTACCTCAGCAGTTTCTTCGTGTAAATAATGTTACCAAATCAGCCAAACTTCTGGAGTTagctgaaaaatgtaaaactcGAGGAATACCAGTCataatatttag caACTTTGGTAAAACTTCCGATTGGCTGTCACTCTTTCTTAATGAAAATGGTATACCGTGTGTCAGCCTAAATGGAGAAATGCCCGCAGTCGTCAGAAATGACCAGTTTAGAAAATTCCAGGATGGAGAAGTCATAGCTTTGTCTTGTACAGATTTAGCATCCAGAGGCCTGGATACGACTAAG GCTGGCCATGTCATAAACTTCGAATTTCCACAATTCATTTCGGATTATATACACCGCTGTGGAAGGACTGGGAGAGTGGGAAGTGCCCTCACAGGCATGGTGACAAACCTTGTTCACAGACGAGGAGAAATTGAATTGGTTAAGAAAATTGAG taTGCTGTGAGAAAGAGTGAGGAGTTCCATAACGTTAatgccaatataaaaagaattttagtcAATACCGCTGTTAAGGATGGGGAATCGATTGAATGA